A single region of the Sorghum bicolor cultivar BTx623 chromosome 9, Sorghum_bicolor_NCBIv3, whole genome shotgun sequence genome encodes:
- the LOC110430255 gene encoding putative disease resistance RPP13-like protein 3, with protein sequence MILIIYLDNLARHHRGREGRRKFKQMEGFLVSAATGALKAVTVKLAAFLGDEFKNMKDVCKEIDPLSEELNCIHAFLVEMSKEENLTDKEKIWMTEVREVSYDIEDSLDDFMIHINNDDNSAKAKGLSLIKKCKRLLDMMKAHHRISKVVHDFFFRKRALARVALREKWSLSTST encoded by the coding sequence ATGATATTGATCATCTATCTTGACAACCTTGCTAGGCATCACCGAGGTAGGGAGGGACGGAGAAAGTTCAAGCAAATGGAAGGGTTTCTGGTGAGCGCAGCAACGGGAGCATTGAAGGCCGTTACCGTGAAGCTGGCAGCTTTCCTTGGTGACGAGTTCAAGAACATGAAAGATGTGTGCAAGGAGATCGACCCTCTCTCTGAGGAGCTTAATTGCATCCATGCCTTCCTCGTGGAGATGTCAAAGGAGGAGAATCTTACtgacaaagaaaagatatgGATGACTGAGGTGCGGGAGGTGTCCTATGACATTGAGGATAGCCTTGATGACTTTATGATTCATATTAATAATGATGACAATTCTGCTAAGGCAAAGGGCCTGAGCCTAATAAAGAAGTGTAAGAGGTTGTTAGACATGATGAAGGCACACCATCGGATCTCCAAGGTGgtacatgattttttttttcgaaagCGTGCATTGGCACGTGTTGCTTTAAGGGAAAAGTGGAGTCTGAGTACAAGCACGTAA